One window from the genome of Nicotiana tomentosiformis chromosome 5, ASM39032v3, whole genome shotgun sequence encodes:
- the LOC104115988 gene encoding uncharacterized protein codes for MESNIQTPPPSSTITADHSSSLFPHPLSPHPHPPSASNNTNHILEITLISAQDLSPVCKSLRTYALTWVNPNRKRTTRVDNQGHSNPTWNDKFSFRVDDEFLNSESSAVHVEIYTVSWFRDILVGTVKVLLNNLINPYDRSKKFVALQIRRPSGNPQGILNLGVALIDKSKRSMPLFDEITPLSLDHRDILDRKINDINAQDQMINENFPEDEEKLQINNKIQLWQSQSLGYSDVNNGEFPNQAGSICNGSMANGSVVNGSELCSDIGPSASIVAAEIAKKLQPLPPPRVPSKELSKEYSGEGDDGESSILEELTAEEAYAKGLALSTEARKKEAAAPEKCQRGSGGHPRRNTNGGLYSCFGNAYCFEFTIVCGANNNNNQGNRRVNSSNNTGKGRKKWSTDTNSA; via the coding sequence ATGGAATCCAACATCCAAACACCGCCACCTTCCTCCACCATCACCGCTGATCACTCCTCCTCCCTCTTCCCCCACCCTCTTTCCCCTCACCCCCACCCCCCTTCAGCTTCAAACAACACCAACCACATTCTCGAAATTACCCTCATCTCTGCCCAAGACCTGTCCCCCGTCTGCAAATCCCTCCGCACCTACGCCCTCACTTGGGTCAACCCGAACCGCAAACGTACCACTCGGGTCGACAATCAAGGACACAGCAATCCCACCTGGAATGACAAGTTCTCTTTCCGTGTAGACGATGAGTTTCTCAACTCCGAGTCATCCGCCGTACACGTGGAAATTTATACTGTTTCTTGGTTTCGTGATATTCTTGTAGGCACTGTTAAAGTTCTTCTCAATAATCTCATTAACCCTTATGATAGAAGCAAGAAATTTGTCGCTCTTCAAATCCGTCGGCCTTCGGGTAACCCGCAAGGAATACTCAATTTGGGTGTTGCGCTAATTGACAAGTCCAAACGGAGCATGCCGCTTTTTGACGAAATTACTCCTTTGTCCTTGGATCATAGGGATATTTTAGACAGGAAAATTAATGATATTAATGCTCAAGATCAAATGATCAACGAGAACTTTCCAGAAGATGAAGAGAAATTGCAAATTAACAATAAAATCCAGCTGTGGCAATCGCAAAGTTTAGGCTATTCTGACGTTAACAACGGAGAATTTCCTAACCAGGCGGGCTCAATTTGTAATGGGTCAATGGCGAACGGGTCGGTAGTAAACGGGTCGGAGCTGTGCTCGGACATTGGGCCGTCGGCTTCCATTGTGGCGGCGGAGATAGCAAAGAAACTGCAACCTTTGCCGCCACCGCGGGTGCCGTCCAAAGAATTGAGTAAAGAATATTCCGGGGAAGGGGATGACGGAGAGAGCTCAATATTGGAGGAGTTGACGGCGGAGGAAGCTTACGCTAAAGGGTTGGCGCTAAGTACGGAGGCAAGGAAGAAGGAGGCGGCGGCACCGGAAAAATGTCAAAGGGGAAGCGGCGGACACCCACGGCGGAACACCAACGGTGGACTGTATTCTTGCTTTGGAAATGCATATTGTTTCGAGTTCACCATTGTTTGTGGggcaaataacaacaacaatcagggGAATCGTAGAGTTAATAGCAGTAATAATACTGGCAAAGGCAGAAAGAAGTGGTCTACTGATACAAATTCAGCTTAA